In the Blastocatellia bacterium genome, one interval contains:
- a CDS encoding alkaline phosphatase family protein, which yields MNTKVAIIGLDAATFNLINQYIGEGLLPNMQQMIANGSSGLLLSTPNMHSASSWTSIITGKNPGKHGLFVFSDRSFASNKQVIFTGGDRKCQTMYRILTSAGYKVGMMNVPMTYPAEHSAGSFMISGLDAPTLDEKAFSPASLREEILAKFPDYAPTPQNLSKVMENNDLDAAIDMWLKLSYTHTEAAKYLIQKYNPDVFMIVYTATDWVQHYFWKYIEPRHPEYVESEAMLYKDTIKRFYSVMDDIIGQLQETIGHQANTIIISDHGMGHNTQGSFHVVEWLEQAGFMTLKADTAVASASKAQETAQELRQSVQQVVKNFLPASVRSTIKSMIGEKAAPIASKDRFYGRIIWEKTIAYSEAGRNVININLKGRNKFGIVEPADYDRVCDEVIAKIKEWRDPDSGLPVVKDVKKRSEMYHGPYADLSSDMYVHWNPSVILQRPTPEIIRKKKFWWNGTHRPQGIIICDGPQIKHNELEGACVYDIVPTVLYLAGATVPGDLDGKVLAEALTTSIPAPTIKVDKNDQDTSGGQVVESSTDLSDDDESKVAEKLRGLGYL from the coding sequence TTGAATACCAAAGTAGCCATCATTGGTCTTGATGCAGCAACATTTAATTTAATTAATCAATATATTGGTGAAGGACTACTTCCCAATATGCAGCAAATGATTGCTAACGGTTCATCAGGACTACTACTTTCTACTCCTAATATGCACAGTGCATCTTCTTGGACATCAATAATTACAGGCAAAAATCCTGGAAAACATGGTCTATTTGTTTTTTCAGACCGTTCATTTGCTAGCAATAAACAAGTAATTTTTACTGGTGGAGATCGCAAATGTCAAACAATGTACCGAATTTTAACAAGTGCAGGCTATAAAGTTGGTATGATGAATGTCCCAATGACTTACCCAGCCGAACATAGCGCGGGTAGCTTTATGATTTCTGGTCTTGATGCACCAACTTTAGATGAAAAGGCTTTTAGTCCAGCCAGTTTAAGAGAAGAAATTTTAGCTAAATTTCCAGACTATGCACCTACACCACAAAACTTGTCTAAAGTAATGGAAAATAATGATTTAGATGCTGCAATTGATATGTGGTTAAAGCTTTCCTACACTCACACTGAAGCAGCTAAATATCTAATTCAAAAATATAATCCTGATGTATTTATGATTGTTTATACTGCAACTGATTGGGTACAGCATTATTTTTGGAAATATATTGAGCCTCGACATCCTGAATATGTTGAGTCAGAAGCTATGCTTTATAAAGACACAATCAAAAGATTTTATAGCGTAATGGATGACATAATTGGTCAATTACAAGAAACCATAGGCCATCAAGCTAACACAATTATAATTTCTGATCACGGAATGGGACATAATACCCAAGGCTCTTTTCATGTTGTTGAATGGTTAGAGCAAGCTGGTTTTATGACACTTAAAGCTGATACTGCTGTAGCATCTGCATCAAAAGCCCAAGAAACCGCACAAGAATTAAGACAAAGCGTTCAACAAGTAGTTAAAAATTTTCTGCCCGCTTCAGTACGTAGCACAATAAAAAGTATGATTGGCGAAAAAGCAGCCCCAATAGCCAGCAAAGACCGTTTTTATGGTCGTATTATTTGGGAAAAAACTATTGCTTATTCTGAAGCAGGACGCAATGTTATTAACATTAACCTAAAAGGACGTAATAAATTTGGCATTGTTGAACCTGCTGATTATGACCGAGTTTGTGATGAAGTAATCGCAAAAATCAAAGAATGGCGTGATCCCGATAGCGGGCTACCTGTAGTCAAAGATGTTAAAAAACGCTCGGAAATGTATCACGGGCCTTATGCTGATCTATCTAGTGATATGTATGTACATTGGAATCCTAGCGTTATTTTACAACGCCCTACCCCAGAAATAATTCGTAAGAAAAAATTTTGGTGGAATGGAACACACCGCCCACAAGGAATAATTATTTGTGATGGGCCACAAATTAAACACAATGAACTAGAAGGAGCTTGTGTTTATGACATTGTGCCTACAGTCTTGTATTTAGCAGGTGCAACTGTTCCTGGTGATCTTGATGGAAAAGTTTTAGCAGAAGCTTTAACAACTTCTATCCCTGCTCCTACAATAAAAGTTGATAAAAATGACCAAGACACATCAGGCGGTCAAGTAGTAGAAAGCTCTACAGATTTATCAGACGATGACGAAAGCAAAGTAGCAGAAAAATTACGTGGTTTAGGTTACTTATAA
- a CDS encoding SBBP repeat-containing protein, whose protein sequence is MKLNIWLKLRYLLFAVIIFQLTTTFTNANTKGFINIAKNNINKLTKQNNKLLLNFEKNIGQVDNNIDFIIHSNASIMFLSATKLNFIFDQANSNNNLNNKKNNTKLDSQLTMELVNANSNAKTIALEKSVTTTNYLINNKSQINIENFTKIKYESIYKGIDIIYYGNEKQLEYDFIVAPNANPNLIKLAFSEATNLIINQQGDLIINVNGQIIYQKKPDIYQYINGNKKSIKGNYKLSESNQISFQIGDYDSTKALVIDPVIGYSTFLGGTDNDFSNAIAVDTEGNTYLVGHTASINFPVSNFQQQNNKVKNDLFITKIAPDGNRVIYSTYIGGLDNDFGNSIAVDTAGNVYVSGYTFSSDFPVFNAVQPKNGNTIANTGGDAFILKLNSQGNALVYSTYLGGMGDDLASSIAIDSQNNAYVTGFTNSANFPVANAVQSRSNGGFDAFVAKLNPMGSNLVYSTYFGGSDNDFGNAIAIDKDRNAYFVGVTDSRNFPAINPLQSTNSGDSDGFITKISATGNIVNFSTYFGGSSFDNITSIAVDNTNNIYLTGVTNSRDFTVVNAMQSTKSTSLDAFVSKLTSTGSNLVYSTYLGGNGDDQANSLSLDADNNVYLTGITTSTNFPLKDATQKVIGGDQDAFMTKLNALGIALDFSTYLGGIGSESGLSIVIDSKANVFMTGITNSMDFPMTKALQNSCGCDFMKKISDGFVVSFVEEVLPPPPPANPDFSISFTQTQISFARGDKLDITVTITRVGGFTGNVTVMPDNDRAKLLKLKFTPTVLSSTSDKVTFSLKAKKKALQGTSPITFTAKDDSGKTKTAVLTLVIQ, encoded by the coding sequence ATGAAACTAAATATTTGGTTAAAACTACGATATTTGCTATTTGCTGTAATAATATTTCAATTAACTACTACTTTTACTAATGCAAATACAAAAGGTTTTATAAATATCGCTAAAAACAATATAAATAAACTTACTAAACAAAATAATAAATTATTATTAAATTTTGAAAAAAATATTGGACAAGTTGACAATAATATAGATTTTATTATTCATAGTAATGCTTCAATTATGTTTTTATCTGCTACAAAATTAAATTTTATATTTGATCAAGCAAATAGTAATAATAATCTTAATAACAAAAAAAATAACACAAAGTTAGATTCTCAATTAACAATGGAATTAGTCAATGCAAACAGTAATGCTAAAACTATAGCTCTTGAAAAATCAGTAACAACAACTAATTACTTAATCAATAATAAATCACAAATAAATATAGAAAATTTTACAAAAATAAAGTATGAAAGTATTTATAAAGGAATAGATATTATTTATTATGGTAATGAAAAACAACTAGAATATGATTTTATTGTTGCTCCAAATGCCAATCCTAATTTAATAAAATTAGCTTTTTCTGAAGCAACAAATCTAATTATTAATCAACAAGGTGACTTAATTATTAATGTTAATGGTCAAATAATTTATCAAAAAAAACCTGATATTTATCAATATATTAATGGAAATAAAAAATCCATAAAAGGTAATTATAAACTATCAGAAAGTAATCAAATTAGTTTTCAAATAGGGGATTATGACAGCACTAAAGCCTTAGTAATTGACCCTGTTATTGGCTATTCTACATTTTTAGGCGGTACAGATAACGACTTTAGCAATGCTATTGCTGTTGATACAGAAGGAAATACTTACCTAGTCGGCCATACCGCATCCATTAACTTTCCTGTATCCAATTTTCAACAGCAAAACAACAAGGTAAAAAATGATTTATTTATCACTAAAATTGCTCCCGATGGAAATCGTGTGATTTATTCAACTTATATTGGCGGTTTAGATAATGATTTTGGTAACTCAATAGCTGTTGACACGGCTGGAAACGTATATGTTAGCGGGTATACTTTCTCTAGTGATTTTCCTGTTTTTAACGCCGTTCAACCAAAAAACGGTAACACGATAGCAAATACTGGAGGAGATGCTTTTATCTTAAAGCTAAACTCTCAAGGTAACGCCTTGGTTTATTCAACATATCTTGGTGGAATGGGAGATGATCTAGCTAGCAGCATTGCTATTGATTCACAAAATAACGCTTATGTTACTGGGTTTACTAATTCAGCTAACTTTCCTGTTGCAAATGCAGTTCAAAGCAGAAGCAACGGCGGATTTGATGCTTTTGTAGCTAAACTTAATCCTATGGGTAGTAATTTAGTTTATTCAACTTATTTTGGTGGGTCGGATAATGATTTTGGTAATGCAATAGCAATTGATAAAGATAGAAATGCTTATTTTGTAGGTGTTACAGATTCTAGAAATTTTCCTGCCATTAATCCTTTACAATCAACAAATTCTGGTGATAGCGATGGCTTTATTACAAAAATTTCTGCTACAGGAAATATAGTTAATTTTTCTACTTATTTTGGTGGAAGTAGTTTTGACAATATTACTAGTATTGCTGTTGATAATACCAACAATATTTATTTAACAGGTGTAACAAATTCACGAGACTTTACAGTTGTAAATGCAATGCAATCAACTAAATCCACTAGCCTAGACGCATTTGTTAGTAAATTAACTTCAACAGGCAGCAACCTTGTTTATTCAACTTACCTTGGTGGAAATGGAGATGACCAAGCAAATAGCTTAAGTTTAGATGCTGATAATAATGTTTACCTAACAGGCATCACCACCTCAACAAATTTTCCCTTAAAAGATGCAACACAAAAAGTTATTGGTGGCGATCAGGATGCTTTTATGACTAAGCTAAATGCTTTAGGCATAGCACTTGACTTTTCAACTTATCTTGGAGGCATAGGAAGTGAAAGTGGATTAAGTATTGTCATAGATAGCAAGGCTAATGTTTTTATGACAGGAATTACTAATTCTATGGATTTTCCAATGACAAAAGCTTTGCAAAATAGTTGCGGTTGTGACTTTATGAAAAAAATTAGTGATGGTTTTGTAGTTAGTTTTGTTGAAGAAGTTCTGCCACCTCCACCACCAGCCAACCCAGATTTTTCTATTAGCTTTACCCAAACACAAATTAGTTTTGCTCGCGGAGATAAACTTGACATAACTGTAACAATTACTAGAGTAGGGGGATTTACTGGAAACGTAACTGTTATGCCTGATAATGATAGAGCCAAGTTATTAAAGTTAAAGTTTACTCCTACAGTTTTATCAAGCACTAGCGATAAAGTAACTTTTTCCTTAAAAGCTAAGAAAAAAGCCTTACAAGGAACATCTCCAATAACATTTACTGCCAAGGATGATAGCGGCAAGACTAAAACAGCAGTCTTAACTTTAGTAATTCAATAG
- a CDS encoding NAD-dependent epimerase/dehydratase family protein, with protein MPKAFVTGGSGFVGRSLIKMLISRSWEVNALVRSEKSANTVKKLGATPITGDLDNKIAMRDGMKGCQAVFHSAAYVGDWGKYEDFYKDNVLGTENTLAAALEAKVAKFVHVGTEAVLVGGPPIINVDESRPKPAKPLGLYPLTKAMAEDRVIAANSPSLITVVVRPRFIWGKDDTTILPRLVKSVKDGQFSWIAEGKYLTSTCHVRNVCEGMILAAERGRGGEIYFLTDGKPIEVREFFTKLLQTQDLDPGNKNLPRWFAKIIASGIEAFWKFSHLQMEPPITKTALKLMGEEVTVNDSKARRELGYNSPVTIEAGLAEMKQQ; from the coding sequence ATGCCAAAAGCTTTTGTTACTGGCGGTTCTGGCTTTGTTGGCCGTAGTTTAATAAAAATGCTGATTAGCCGTTCTTGGGAAGTTAATGCCTTGGTTCGCTCTGAAAAATCAGCCAATACAGTAAAAAAACTTGGAGCGACTCCAATAACAGGCGACCTTGACAATAAAATAGCAATGCGTGATGGGATGAAGGGCTGTCAAGCTGTCTTTCACTCTGCTGCATATGTTGGCGACTGGGGAAAATACGAAGACTTCTATAAAGATAATGTTTTAGGAACAGAAAACACGCTAGCTGCTGCACTTGAAGCTAAAGTAGCAAAATTTGTTCATGTAGGGACAGAGGCTGTTTTAGTTGGAGGCCCACCTATAATAAATGTTGATGAATCCCGACCAAAACCAGCAAAACCACTTGGTCTTTATCCTCTAACTAAAGCAATGGCAGAAGATCGCGTAATAGCAGCAAATTCCCCTAGTTTAATAACCGTAGTAGTTAGACCAAGATTTATTTGGGGAAAAGACGATACAACTATACTTCCTAGGCTAGTTAAATCCGTCAAAGATGGTCAATTTAGTTGGATAGCAGAAGGAAAATATTTAACTTCTACTTGTCATGTTAGAAATGTATGTGAAGGAATGATTTTAGCAGCAGAACGCGGACGAGGAGGAGAAATTTATTTTTTAACAGATGGAAAACCTATTGAAGTACGTGAATTTTTTACTAAACTATTGCAAACACAAGACTTAGATCCCGGCAATAAAAATCTACCTCGCTGGTTTGCTAAAATTATTGCTTCAGGAATTGAAGCTTTTTGGAAGTTTTCACATTTACAAATGGAGCCACCTATTACTAAAACAGCACTTAAATTAATGGGAGAAGAAGTAACTGTCAATGACAGCAAAGCCCGTCGTGAACTTGGTTACAATAGCCCTGTGACAATTGAAGCAGGACTAGCAGAAATGAAACAGCAATAA